A DNA window from Shewanella baltica contains the following coding sequences:
- a CDS encoding M14 family metallopeptidase yields MRISANFDGGNIQVVNLDNKDDIQLAIRPDAGGEFYQWFNFRFEGEVGNHYTLNIINAGTASYTKGWEDYQAVASYDRQHWFRIPTQYKDGKLSISLELDCDAIQIAYFAPYSYERHLDLLSGAQLHPDVNLEHLGLTLDGRDITLMKVGNGDPSKRNIWITARQHPGETMAEWLVEGLVNRLLDNDCPTAKALLDKANFYIVPNMNPDGSVRGHLRTNAIGINLNREWQTPSLEKSPEVYHVVNKMQQTGVDLFYDVHGDEGLPYVFLAGCEGVPAYNDKLAQLQADFSQALTLASADFQTQFGYDKDEPGQANLTVASNWVAQTFECLSNTLEMPFKDNNNLADPFVGWSPERSIYLGEASLIAMLAVVDKLR; encoded by the coding sequence ATGCGGATCAGTGCCAACTTTGATGGCGGAAATATCCAAGTCGTCAATCTTGATAATAAAGACGATATTCAACTTGCTATTCGTCCCGATGCGGGCGGCGAGTTTTATCAATGGTTCAATTTTCGATTCGAAGGTGAGGTGGGTAACCATTACACCTTAAATATCATCAACGCGGGGACGGCTTCCTATACCAAGGGATGGGAAGACTATCAGGCGGTAGCCAGTTACGACCGTCAGCATTGGTTCCGTATTCCGACTCAATATAAAGACGGTAAACTGAGCATTAGCTTAGAGCTGGACTGCGATGCAATTCAAATCGCTTACTTTGCGCCATACAGCTATGAGCGTCACTTAGATTTACTCAGCGGCGCCCAGTTACACCCAGATGTCAATTTAGAGCATTTAGGCCTGACCTTAGATGGCCGCGACATTACCCTGATGAAAGTAGGGAATGGCGATCCTTCTAAACGCAATATTTGGATCACCGCCAGACAACATCCGGGTGAAACCATGGCTGAATGGTTAGTCGAAGGTCTCGTGAATCGTTTACTCGATAATGACTGCCCCACGGCGAAAGCGCTGCTCGATAAAGCCAATTTCTATATAGTGCCGAACATGAATCCCGATGGCAGTGTCAGAGGCCATCTGCGCACCAATGCGATTGGGATCAATCTTAACCGCGAGTGGCAAACGCCAAGTTTAGAAAAGAGCCCTGAGGTGTACCACGTCGTCAACAAGATGCAGCAAACTGGTGTCGACTTGTTCTATGATGTCCATGGTGATGAAGGCTTACCTTATGTGTTTCTCGCAGGTTGTGAGGGCGTGCCTGCCTACAATGATAAGCTGGCGCAGCTGCAAGCGGACTTCAGTCAAGCATTAACCTTAGCCAGTGCTGATTTCCAAACTCAGTTTGGCTATGACAAAGACGAGCCTGGCCAAGCGAATCTAACGGTTGCTTCTAATTGGGTCGCTCAGACCTTCGAGTGTTTATCCAATACCCTCGAAATGCCTTTTAAAGACAATAACAATTTGGCCGATCCTTTTGTGGGTTGGTCGCCAGAGCGCAGTATTTATTTAGGTGAAGCATCGCTTATCGCCATGCTCGCCGTTGTTGATAAATTACGTTAG
- a CDS encoding zinc ribbon domain-containing protein has translation MALIECPVCRKRMSSKAPSCPHCQASSNGDNESLSRISHIQKSSSLMNQSFVAMTLFIAGVVIWFWGGEPAEGMRANIAGICFVFGFVGYLITRVRIVLHKRKSV, from the coding sequence ATGGCATTAATTGAATGTCCAGTGTGTCGCAAGCGGATGTCGAGTAAGGCGCCTTCATGTCCCCATTGTCAAGCGAGCAGCAATGGTGACAATGAGTCCTTATCACGGATTAGTCATATTCAAAAATCCAGCAGCTTAATGAATCAGAGTTTTGTTGCTATGACCTTGTTTATTGCTGGTGTGGTGATTTGGTTTTGGGGTGGCGAACCTGCCGAAGGTATGCGGGCGAATATCGCTGGAATATGCTTTGTGTTTGGTTTTGTGGGTTATCTCATCACACGAGTCAGAATCGTGTTACATAAGCGGAAAAGTGTATGA
- a CDS encoding IS3-like element ISShes2 family transposase (programmed frameshift), translated as MTTSINSSRKRTQRDYTLAFKLGVVERVEKGEMTYKQAQAHFGIQGRSTVLVWLRKHGRLDWSKPFQHPLMPKSKETPAETIKRLERELAEEKLRNQILNGMVDIMDNEYGAGLRKKLLIRYVWQAKGNGEINLAAACRAAGMSRQGIYQAVARMESRRAELSVIKDWVQYWRKYMPRLGARKLYTLIKSRLVEHDIKLGRDGFFTYLRSEGLLVKPKKSYTKTTFSKHWMKKHPNLLKEEGLHDAGHVLVSDITYLESDQGVHYLSLVTDASSRKIVGHHVSKDMKAESVVKALKMAIKDKRYIGNAVHHSDRGLQYCSAVYQNALQASQIQPSMTDGYDCYQNALAERVNGILKQEFLLHRCRTFAELKILVRESIAIYNDMRPHLSLNMATPNQVHNRKGQLLELA; from the exons ATGACAACATCAATTAACTCAAGCCGTAAGCGCACACAACGAGATTACACCTTAGCCTTTAAATTAGGCGTCGTAGAGCGTGTTGAAAAAGGCGAAATGACGTACAAACAAGCCCAAGCCCATTTTGGTATTCAAGGCCGTTCAACGGTACTCGTTTGGCTTAGAAAACATGGTAGACTCGATTGGTCGAAACCTTTTCAGCATCCCCTTATGCCTAAGTCAAAAGAAACCCCTGCCGAAACGATCAAGCGCCTTGAACGTGAGTTAGCAGAAGAGAAACTGCGTAACCAAATCCTCAATGGCATGGTTGATATCATGGACAATGAATATGGAGCTGGCCTCAGAAAAAAGT TACTTATCCGGTACGTCTGGCAAGCAAAAGGCAACGGCGAAATAAACCTGGCTGCCGCGTGTCGTGCTGCGGGTATGTCGAGGCAAGGTATCTACCAGGCAGTTGCTCGAATGGAAAGTCGTAGAGCTGAGCTATCGGTCATTAAAGACTGGGTCCAGTACTGGCGTAAATATATGCCAAGGTTAGGGGCCCGTAAGCTCTACACGTTGATAAAATCCAGGCTGGTTGAGCACGATATTAAACTTGGGCGAGATGGGTTCTTTACCTATTTGAGAAGTGAAGGTTTACTGGTTAAGCCGAAGAAAAGCTACACAAAAACCACGTTCAGCAAACACTGGATGAAGAAGCATCCTAATCTGCTGAAAGAGGAAGGACTGCATGATGCAGGGCATGTACTGGTCAGTGATATCACCTATCTTGAGTCAGACCAAGGTGTGCACTATCTGTCACTGGTCACCGATGCCAGTTCTCGTAAGATAGTCGGTCATCACGTGAGTAAAGACATGAAAGCCGAGAGTGTGGTGAAAGCGTTAAAAATGGCCATAAAAGATAAACGCTATATCGGCAACGCAGTGCATCACTCAGACAGAGGCTTACAATACTGCTCAGCAGTTTATCAGAATGCGCTTCAGGCGAGCCAAATCCAGCCGTCAATGACGGATGGTTATGATTGCTACCAAAATGCATTAGCAGAAAGAGTGAATGGCATACTGAAGCAGGAGTTTTTACTGCACCGATGTAGGACATTTGCGGAGCTGAAGATACTTGTTAGAGAATCGATAGCAATATACAACGATATGAGACCGCATCTGAGTTTGAATATGGCGACCCCTAATCAGGTGCACAATAGAAAAGGCCAGCTACTGGAGCTGGCCTAA
- a CDS encoding YeaC family protein, whose protein sequence is MTDINQVIDQMPIEVYERLRSAAELGKWEDGTVLSEAQRESTLQVVMLYQARKLEQTEHFTIAPDGKINELSKAELKKQFRGEPIAEFKVQDL, encoded by the coding sequence ATGACAGATATTAATCAAGTGATCGATCAAATGCCCATTGAAGTCTATGAAAGGCTTCGTAGTGCAGCAGAGCTGGGTAAGTGGGAAGATGGCACTGTGTTAAGTGAAGCGCAGCGTGAATCGACCCTGCAGGTCGTGATGTTGTATCAAGCTCGCAAGCTTGAGCAAACTGAGCATTTCACTATTGCGCCTGACGGTAAAATCAATGAATTGTCTAAAGCTGAGCTGAAAAAGCAATTCCGCGGTGAGCCAATTGCCGAGTTCAAAGTACAAGATTTGTAA
- a CDS encoding response regulator transcription factor: MSKILLVDDDPLFSVWLADALGTQGHQVACAVNGVDGLACIESFAPDIIVLDLVMPQMNGFELLKARECSTPVLMISARDNEDDRITGYELGADDFLSKPFSIKELFVRLRALERRLCSRQSQSPQIATVAAKVINFDDMSYRITIGTRYVDLTQTEFKLFKYLFERKGQVITKQELQRSVLQKDLGRFDRNLDMHISNTRRKLANISLPRNLINTVRGQGYSFMA, from the coding sequence ATGAGTAAAATACTCTTAGTCGATGATGATCCCTTGTTTAGTGTGTGGTTGGCCGATGCCTTGGGCACACAAGGGCATCAAGTTGCATGTGCGGTGAATGGTGTCGACGGTTTGGCATGCATTGAAAGTTTTGCTCCCGACATCATAGTGCTTGATTTAGTCATGCCACAAATGAATGGTTTTGAGCTGTTAAAAGCGCGGGAATGCTCAACGCCGGTATTGATGATCTCAGCACGGGATAATGAAGACGATCGCATCACAGGTTATGAATTGGGGGCCGATGATTTTTTGAGTAAACCGTTTAGCATCAAAGAGCTATTTGTTCGCTTACGTGCTTTAGAGCGGCGTCTTTGTTCTCGTCAATCTCAATCGCCGCAAATAGCGACTGTGGCGGCGAAAGTGATTAACTTTGATGATATGAGTTATAGGATCACGATTGGCACGCGTTATGTCGATTTGACTCAAACCGAATTTAAATTATTTAAATATCTGTTTGAAAGGAAAGGCCAAGTCATCACGAAACAAGAGTTGCAACGCTCAGTATTACAAAAAGATCTGGGCCGATTTGACCGCAATCTTGATATGCACATTAGTAACACTCGCCGTAAATTAGCCAACATAAGCTTGCCGCGTAACTTAATCAATACAGTGCGAGGCCAAGGTTATAGTTTTATGGCTTAA
- the ansA gene encoding asparaginase → MTKRSIYVAYTGGTIGMQKTDNGFVPVAGFLTQCVQSMPEFYHEEMPTFVINEYCPLIDSSNMAPTDWQMIADDIQANYDKYDGFVILHGTDTMAYTASALSFMLQGLSKPVIVTGSQIPLAQLRSDGQTNLLNSLYIAANYPVAEVCLFFNNKLFRGNRSTKAHADGFDAFASPNFPLLLEAGIKINLRAGKITVANDTPLEVAHISPQPVGVVTLYPGISTQIFENILQQPVKALILLTFGVGNAPQDAALLKTLRQADERGIVLVNLTQCFQGKVNMGGYATGNALAKAGVISGADMTIEAALAKLHYLLSKNLQPAEIKAAMLQNLVGELSID, encoded by the coding sequence ATGACTAAACGCTCCATTTATGTTGCCTATACAGGCGGCACCATAGGTATGCAAAAAACCGATAACGGCTTCGTCCCCGTGGCGGGATTCCTGACTCAGTGCGTGCAATCTATGCCCGAGTTTTACCATGAAGAAATGCCGACATTCGTGATCAACGAATATTGCCCACTTATCGACTCTTCCAATATGGCGCCGACTGATTGGCAGATGATCGCTGATGACATACAAGCTAATTACGATAAATACGATGGCTTTGTGATCCTCCATGGCACAGATACCATGGCGTATACGGCTTCGGCGCTGTCGTTTATGCTGCAAGGCTTGTCAAAACCTGTGATAGTAACGGGCTCACAAATTCCCCTCGCCCAGCTGCGCTCAGACGGACAAACTAATTTATTAAATTCACTCTATATTGCGGCGAATTATCCGGTCGCAGAAGTGTGTTTATTCTTCAACAACAAACTCTTTCGAGGTAATCGCTCGACGAAGGCCCATGCCGACGGTTTCGATGCTTTTGCTTCGCCTAACTTCCCGCTACTGCTTGAAGCTGGGATCAAAATCAATCTGCGCGCTGGCAAAATCACCGTTGCCAACGATACCCCATTGGAAGTGGCGCATATTAGCCCGCAGCCTGTCGGTGTGGTGACTTTGTATCCAGGGATCTCGACCCAGATTTTTGAGAACATTCTGCAGCAGCCGGTTAAAGCCCTCATACTACTGACATTTGGTGTGGGTAACGCGCCACAGGATGCAGCCTTACTCAAAACCTTAAGGCAAGCGGATGAACGTGGCATAGTGCTGGTGAATCTTACCCAGTGTTTCCAAGGTAAGGTGAATATGGGCGGCTACGCCACAGGTAATGCGCTCGCTAAAGCGGGCGTGATCAGTGGCGCCGATATGACCATAGAAGCAGCCTTAGCAAAACTGCATTATTTACTATCTAAAAATTTGCAGCCAGCGGAGATAAAAGCGGCCATGTTACAAAATCTAGTCGGTGAACTGAGCATAGATTAA
- a CDS encoding TonB-dependent receptor plug domain-containing protein, with protein sequence MIKRTKVASAINLAIVASITSGAFVTSSAFAAEEKAKVERIEVTGSRIQRQDMETASPVTVIDAAAIKAEGFTSVDQMLQVQTSMAGAAVGSSTNNGADGVAQVDLRGMGSQRTLVLLNGRRMVNSGSGADSAVDLNSIPVAMIARVEILKDGASAVYGSDAIAGVVNIITKKDFEGFQLDFNGSGTDKGDGESGDVSALYGFNTEGGNYTFGAAYADRRGVIQGDRDWYDPLDNTSSIIPTGALNQKVIDANGNWVNRATGYDYSNDVYFQTPSERRSLFANMTQELGNDVVLTADAIYTNRRSNQQLAAQPAQIKLNVCGDPRVTDPTAGCLNLDQSMVDAGIKADARGQVQYNRRMNDVGPRVYSQDTDTWRLSGGLAGSLDVHTGMNWNVDYTFGKNEAKTGVDNSINATLMAASIYADPYAWFEGAPLTNEMKDVSYDEKSTGGNEQQTLSAGLNGELFDLSAGAVGFAIGAEYRRESGFYNPDPVVVAGDSTAAQQDPTSGNYNVISIFQEVSVPFTEKLTGEFALRLDDYSTFGKATTWKIGLTYVASDELMLRTVAATGFRAPSVAELYGGNSGSFDYLTNPWLPLSEQTGQILVNRTSDENLKPEESESYTAGLVYSPSYIDGMSLTLDYWRFKVTNAIARADVQVGLDACYKGDAEACSTFNITADGDLFNLTSALTNVGSQDTSGVDFNLAYSFALFGLDWKVSNDTTYLINYEQDGENYTGTIDGNFGAYSRVRNNFSISAGQDDWSVMYFNRYIRSMNDNYTDYDVNDEPFAAVRGVDSILYHNISGTYHVNDSTTVSLGVKNFTDEKPLYVTNGSDAGTVPEVYDTIGRTIYGGVTVKF encoded by the coding sequence ATGATCAAAAGAACCAAAGTAGCGTCGGCTATTAACTTAGCTATCGTTGCATCTATCACTTCTGGTGCATTTGTAACGTCAAGCGCATTTGCAGCGGAAGAAAAAGCCAAAGTTGAACGTATTGAAGTCACGGGTTCACGCATTCAGCGCCAAGATATGGAAACAGCTTCACCTGTGACCGTTATTGATGCTGCTGCGATTAAAGCGGAAGGTTTTACTTCTGTTGACCAAATGCTACAAGTACAAACATCTATGGCGGGTGCAGCCGTGGGTTCAAGCACTAACAATGGTGCTGATGGCGTCGCGCAAGTTGATTTACGTGGTATGGGTTCACAGCGCACGCTTGTATTACTGAATGGCCGTCGTATGGTGAACTCAGGTTCTGGTGCTGATAGTGCAGTGGATCTGAACTCAATCCCTGTGGCTATGATCGCACGTGTTGAAATTCTGAAAGATGGCGCCTCAGCGGTTTATGGTTCAGATGCGATTGCCGGTGTAGTGAACATTATCACTAAGAAAGACTTTGAAGGTTTCCAGCTCGATTTTAACGGCAGTGGCACTGACAAAGGTGACGGTGAGAGTGGTGATGTAAGTGCATTATATGGTTTCAACACAGAGGGTGGTAACTACACCTTTGGTGCTGCTTATGCTGACCGTCGTGGTGTTATCCAAGGTGATCGAGATTGGTATGACCCACTCGATAATACGAGTTCAATTATTCCAACTGGTGCATTAAACCAGAAGGTTATTGATGCAAATGGTAATTGGGTTAACAGAGCCACAGGTTATGATTATTCGAATGACGTTTACTTCCAAACGCCAAGCGAACGCCGTAGCTTATTTGCAAATATGACACAAGAGTTAGGTAATGATGTGGTACTAACCGCGGATGCTATCTATACCAATCGCCGTTCAAACCAACAGCTTGCGGCACAGCCTGCGCAAATCAAATTAAATGTTTGTGGCGACCCAAGAGTGACAGATCCAACTGCTGGTTGCCTTAATCTTGACCAAAGCATGGTTGATGCAGGGATTAAAGCTGACGCTCGCGGACAAGTGCAATATAACAGACGTATGAATGATGTTGGACCTCGTGTTTACAGCCAAGATACTGATACTTGGCGTTTATCTGGTGGATTAGCGGGTTCTTTGGATGTTCATACTGGTATGAACTGGAATGTGGACTACACATTTGGTAAGAACGAGGCTAAAACTGGTGTTGATAACTCAATTAACGCAACATTAATGGCTGCTTCTATTTATGCAGACCCATATGCGTGGTTTGAAGGGGCTCCACTGACGAATGAAATGAAAGACGTTTCGTATGACGAGAAATCAACTGGTGGCAATGAACAACAAACGTTGTCTGCTGGCTTAAATGGTGAACTCTTCGATTTAAGTGCGGGTGCTGTGGGCTTTGCGATTGGCGCTGAATACCGTCGTGAAAGTGGTTTCTATAATCCAGATCCAGTTGTTGTCGCTGGCGATAGTACTGCTGCTCAGCAAGACCCTACAAGCGGTAACTACAACGTTATCTCTATTTTCCAAGAAGTGAGCGTACCATTTACAGAAAAATTAACGGGTGAATTTGCACTGCGTTTAGATGATTATTCAACATTTGGTAAAGCAACTACGTGGAAAATTGGGTTGACATATGTCGCATCCGACGAACTTATGTTACGTACTGTCGCTGCTACAGGTTTCCGTGCTCCAAGTGTTGCTGAATTATATGGTGGTAATTCAGGTTCTTTTGATTATTTAACGAACCCTTGGTTACCTCTGAGTGAACAAACTGGACAGATTTTAGTTAATCGCACATCTGATGAAAATTTAAAACCTGAAGAATCTGAGTCATATACCGCTGGTTTAGTTTACTCACCAAGCTATATTGATGGTATGTCTCTGACTTTAGACTACTGGCGTTTCAAAGTAACCAATGCTATTGCTCGTGCAGATGTTCAAGTTGGTTTAGATGCTTGTTATAAAGGTGATGCAGAAGCATGTAGTACATTCAATATTACTGCCGATGGTGATTTGTTTAATTTAACAAGTGCATTAACAAACGTTGGGTCACAGGATACTAGCGGTGTTGATTTCAACTTAGCTTATAGCTTTGCATTGTTTGGGTTAGACTGGAAAGTCAGTAATGACACTACATACCTCATTAATTATGAGCAAGATGGTGAAAACTATACTGGCACTATCGATGGGAACTTCGGTGCTTACTCTCGTGTTCGTAACAACTTCAGCATTTCTGCGGGTCAAGATGATTGGAGTGTAATGTACTTCAACCGCTATATCCGATCTATGAATGATAATTACACTGACTATGATGTGAATGATGAACCATTTGCTGCTGTTAGAGGTGTTGATTCTATTCTGTATCACAATATTTCTGGTACTTATCACGTAAATGACAGCACCACAGTTAGCTTAGGGGTGAAGAACTTTACTGACGAGAAGCCGCTATACGTTACTAACGGTAGTGATGCTGGTACAGTTCCAGAAGTGTACGACACCATTGGCCGTACTATATACGGTGGTGTAACGGTTAAGTTCTAA
- the sppA gene encoding signal peptide peptidase SppA → MSANPSFFKRICLFIWHTLNGTRKLILNLIFFGILAAIIISIGSSEDIQVEDNSALVLNLAGSIVDQKQQVDPLEAAFKQGQNANADGEILLADVLYVIDNAAQDQRISTLVLDLADLKRAGISKLQSIGDALNRFKESGKKVVAIGNYYEQNQYFLASFADTIYLNPQGGVSLDGLSMYNQYFKSALDKLKVKAHIFRVGTFKSAVEPYMRDDMSDAAREASSALLADVWQSYTQTVAGNRNIEPNSLVPDATTYLAELDKANGDSAAMAINMKWVDSLATTEDFRQTMLETVGKASSGDSFKQVSFYDYLTLVTPLPSFVEQDSVGIIVASGTILNGTQPAGQIGGESTAELLRKARFDKHVKALVLRVDSPGGSAFASEQIRQELLALKAAGKPVVVSMGSLAASGGYWISASADYIFATPTTLTGSIGIFGMITTFEDSLASIGVHTDGVSTSEWAGLSVTRTLSPQVEAIIQRHIERGYLDFISLVAKERKMTIEQVDKIAQGRVWSGKKALELGLVDELGDLDEAIAKAAKLADMTLFDTRVIEQELTPEQRFMQQMFASVSSYLPASLSQSSMLEQMLAQLTSSLKTLTSFDDPNNVYIYCDTCNMMN, encoded by the coding sequence ATGTCCGCTAACCCATCGTTTTTCAAGAGAATATGTTTGTTTATTTGGCACACCCTCAACGGGACGCGTAAACTGATCCTCAATCTGATCTTTTTTGGCATCTTAGCCGCCATTATCATCTCCATTGGCAGCAGCGAAGATATCCAAGTAGAAGACAACTCGGCGCTGGTGCTTAATCTGGCCGGCTCGATTGTCGATCAGAAACAACAGGTTGATCCCTTAGAAGCCGCATTCAAGCAAGGCCAAAATGCCAACGCCGATGGGGAAATCCTGCTAGCCGATGTGCTGTATGTAATTGACAATGCCGCGCAAGATCAAAGGATTAGTACCCTAGTACTTGATCTAGCCGATTTGAAACGTGCCGGGATCAGCAAGCTGCAATCTATCGGAGATGCACTTAACCGCTTTAAAGAAAGCGGCAAAAAAGTGGTCGCCATCGGCAATTACTACGAGCAAAATCAATATTTCCTCGCCAGCTTTGCCGACACCATTTACCTTAATCCCCAAGGCGGCGTGTCGCTTGATGGCCTGAGTATGTACAACCAGTACTTCAAATCGGCCTTAGATAAACTCAAAGTTAAAGCGCATATTTTCCGCGTAGGGACTTTTAAATCTGCGGTTGAACCCTACATGCGTGACGATATGTCCGACGCCGCTCGCGAAGCCAGCAGTGCGCTTTTAGCGGATGTATGGCAAAGCTACACCCAGACTGTCGCAGGCAATCGCAATATTGAGCCTAACTCACTGGTACCCGATGCAACCACTTATTTGGCCGAGCTCGATAAAGCCAATGGTGACTCTGCGGCAATGGCCATCAACATGAAATGGGTTGATAGCTTAGCGACCACGGAAGATTTTCGTCAAACAATGCTAGAGACCGTGGGCAAAGCCAGCAGCGGTGACAGTTTCAAGCAAGTGAGTTTTTATGATTATTTAACCTTAGTGACGCCATTGCCAAGCTTTGTTGAGCAAGACAGTGTCGGCATTATTGTCGCAAGCGGTACGATTCTGAACGGCACTCAACCTGCGGGCCAAATTGGCGGCGAAAGCACTGCCGAACTGCTACGTAAGGCACGTTTCGATAAACACGTTAAAGCCTTAGTGCTGCGCGTCGATAGCCCTGGCGGTAGCGCCTTTGCCTCGGAGCAAATTCGTCAAGAATTACTGGCACTTAAAGCAGCGGGCAAACCTGTTGTCGTCAGTATGGGCAGTTTGGCCGCATCGGGTGGTTATTGGATTTCGGCCAGTGCCGACTACATCTTCGCAACGCCAACCACGCTCACGGGCTCAATTGGGATCTTCGGCATGATCACCACCTTCGAAGATTCTCTGGCCAGTATAGGCGTGCATACCGATGGCGTATCAACGTCGGAATGGGCGGGATTGTCTGTGACACGCACGCTGTCACCGCAAGTTGAAGCGATTATCCAACGTCATATTGAACGTGGCTATTTAGACTTTATCTCGCTGGTCGCCAAAGAACGAAAGATGACCATAGAACAAGTCGATAAGATTGCCCAAGGCCGTGTTTGGAGCGGTAAAAAAGCCCTTGAGCTTGGCTTAGTCGATGAACTAGGTGATTTAGATGAGGCGATAGCTAAAGCCGCTAAACTCGCGGATATGACACTATTTGACACCCGCGTTATCGAACAAGAGCTGACACCCGAGCAACGCTTTATGCAACAGATGTTTGCCTCAGTATCGAGCTACCTGCCCGCCTCACTGAGCCAATCATCGATGTTAGAGCAAATGCTAGCGCAATTGACCAGCAGCTTGAAAACGTTAACCTCTTTTGATGATCCAAATAACGTCTACATCTACTGCGATACTTGCAACATGATGAACTAA
- the ruvB gene encoding Holliday junction branch migration DNA helicase RuvB, with amino-acid sequence MIEADRLIQPQIQAQDESIDRAMRPKMLDEYTGQDDTRAQLKVFIQAAKNRNEALDHMLIYGPPGLGKTTLAMIVANEMGVNIKSTSGPVLEKAGDLAALLTNLESGDVLFIDEIHRLSPVVEEILYPAMEDYQLDIMIGEGPAARSIKLDLPPFTLVGATTRAGALTSPLRARFGIPLRLEFYNIKDLSTIVTRSAQVMELDIDAEGAFEIARRSRGTPRIANRLLRRVRDYAQVKHDGAVTKFVAEHALDLLDVDSEGFDYMDRKLLLAIIDKFMGGPVGLDNLAAAIGEERETIEDVLEPFLIQQGFIQRTPRGRIATVRAYQHFELIKPE; translated from the coding sequence ATGATTGAGGCAGACAGACTCATCCAGCCGCAGATCCAAGCTCAAGATGAATCCATCGACAGGGCAATGCGCCCTAAAATGCTCGATGAATACACGGGCCAAGATGACACGCGGGCGCAGCTTAAGGTGTTTATTCAAGCGGCGAAGAATCGCAACGAAGCCTTAGACCATATGTTGATCTACGGGCCGCCAGGATTGGGTAAAACCACCTTGGCTATGATTGTGGCAAACGAGATGGGGGTAAACATTAAATCCACCTCGGGGCCAGTGCTTGAAAAAGCCGGTGATCTCGCAGCTCTCCTGACCAATCTTGAATCCGGTGATGTGCTATTCATCGATGAAATCCATCGATTAAGCCCTGTGGTAGAAGAGATTTTGTATCCGGCGATGGAAGATTATCAGCTGGATATCATGATAGGTGAAGGGCCGGCGGCGCGTTCTATCAAGCTTGATTTACCGCCGTTCACTCTAGTGGGCGCGACAACACGGGCAGGGGCGTTAACCTCACCACTTCGGGCGCGTTTTGGGATCCCACTGCGGCTTGAGTTCTATAACATCAAAGATTTAAGCACCATAGTCACGCGTTCAGCGCAGGTAATGGAACTGGATATTGATGCCGAAGGCGCATTTGAAATCGCACGCCGTTCCCGCGGCACACCGCGAATAGCTAACCGATTGCTGCGCCGCGTGCGGGATTACGCGCAGGTGAAGCATGACGGTGCAGTCACCAAATTTGTGGCCGAACACGCTTTAGATTTGTTAGATGTGGATAGTGAAGGTTTCGATTATATGGATCGCAAATTGTTACTGGCCATTATCGATAAATTTATGGGTGGACCAGTAGGACTGGATAACTTAGCCGCGGCCATAGGCGAAGAACGTGAAACCATCGAAGATGTGTTAGAACCTTTCTTGATCCAACAAGGGTTTATCCAACGCACGCCCCGCGGCCGAATTGCAACCGTACGGGCATACCAGCATTTTGAGCTGATCAAACCCGAATAG